A stretch of DNA from Chionomys nivalis chromosome 22, mChiNiv1.1, whole genome shotgun sequence:
gagaagaaatgaacaaattatgGAAATTACTGATTGATGTTTCAAAGATATGTTGAGATTTCTGAGGCCAAGTTTCCAAGAATGATAATAAAAGTttgtaagaaaatgtaaaaccaaaaaacagagCATAAGGTGCTAACACAAAGTACTGAGGAGACTAACAAAGACAGAATGTAAAAACATGGACCTGCAAGGTCAAAGATTTCTCAGTGGGCAAGGACAGCCACAAGCCTCTTGATCTGAATGCAAGCTTAGAagctacatggtggaaggagaactgACTTTTCTAAGTTGTTCTTGTGCTTCTACACaggtacatacacaaacacacacacacacatgcctgaatacacacacacagatgcatacatgtacacacacaataaataaatatttttaaatgactttaaggaagatatttggttttatttaaagGAGAGTGAGAGCTTACTCAGGTGAACTTTTTGTTGCCATAGCAATTGGCTGATTGATGCATTTTATACTGTCATTGGTAGTAAAAGACTTGTTTTTCTCTCATGTAACTTGCAGGAGCTTAGAATGGTTCACTGGAAATAAAGACAGGACCTGGAAGTTAGGGAATCATGGAACTATCTGCCAACTTGCATCCCTCTTTTTCTTGAAGAAATTATAATCCATTGGGTCTTAGTAGAGCCTTTCCCTTTCAGAACATGTTATTTGAATGTGCTCAGTAACTGGAGTCTAATCTTTGTAAAGATCCACATTCCCCATAATGATATTATGTCATAGACAAAATTGTTTGTGACTCCTTctaatttctcataaaatttttGATATCCTGAGATGTGTCAATTAATTTAGTTAGTGTACTTCAGaggttgatatatatatatatatatatatatatatatataatcattctCAGATTCTCCTTTTAGAAAAGTTTGAAATTTTCACTTTGAAATCTAATGACTATTTTAGGAAATATCCTTTGGTCTGCAGATAGGTTTCTGTTTAGGTGTGAACTCTGATTAAAGAAAATCATCTACAGAAAGATGGCTGTGCTGTTGACAGATAACCCAAGGATTGATATTTTCCATCTGGAGAAGTGGTCAAAAGTAGAGAGAATGAATCACTCCACAGCCCTTGACTATGAAGTGGGTAATCATGAATGTTTGGTAAAGGCAACATTTTTGCACATTTTTGGATAATACTCCAAAAGAATGTACAATTTGGATCATGTTCATATAGCCATAAAAATATACTAGTGTAATAATAGGGCTGAAAGGACTTTATAAACCTAGTCTAAGCTGGGTAGTAACAGAATTGACTGTGCCTAGACTCTTACTGGGAGAGATCTGATATCACAGACTGACCTgggggaaaaagagaggagagatggaaaaCATAGAAttcctcagaaagaaagaacaaaaggaagtaaGACCTGGTGGCAAGAAACATCAGGACTGGGGAGTAGATTGTTTAAATATAGACATGGGTATGTGAAGGTTGAAACCCAGTGCCTGAAGCTTAAGTATCAACCCTACATTCTGACtatcttttctgacctccaggttcTGTAGGCTCATGGACAACCAATCCAGCATCTCGGAGTTTTACCTGCGAGGAATATCAGGGTTTCCAGAGCAACGGTGGCTACTCTATGGGATTTTCCTGTGTATGTATCTTGTCACCTTGACTGGGAATGTGCTCATTATCCTGGCCATTGGCTCTGACACACACCTCCACACTCCTATGTACTTCTTTTTGGCCAACCTGTCCTTTGCTGACATGGGTTTAATATCATCTACAGTTACCAAGATGTTGTTTAATGCTCAGACTCAGCACCATACCATCTCCTATACTGGCTGTCTCATTCAGATGTATTTCTTCCTGATGTTTGGTGATCTGGACAGCTTCTTCCTCGCtgtgatggcctatgaccgctatgtggccatctgtcgCCCTCTCCATTATTCCACAACCATGGATACGCAGTTCTGTGCCCTGATGCTTGCCCTGTGCTGGGTCCTCACCAACGTAGTTGCTCTGACCCACACTCTCCTCATGGCTCGACTGTCTTTCTGTGTTGTTGGGGAAATAGCTCACTTTTTCTGTGACCTTATTCCTGTTCTGAAGCTATCATGCTCTGACACATATGTCAATGAGCTAATGATTTCTGTCTTAGGAGGCACAGTGCTTATGGTCCCCTTTCTGTGCATTGTCATCTCCTATGTCCATATTGTATTTGCCATCCTGAGGGTTAGAACTCCTGGTGGGGGTACAAAGGCTTTTTCTACCTGTAGTTCCCACCTCTGTGTTGTCTGTTTTTTCTATGGGACATTGTTCAGTGCCTACTTGTGCCCACCTTCTATAGTCTCGGTAGAAAAGGACATTGTAGCTGCTGCAATGTATACAGTGGTGACTCCCATGTTGAACCCCTTCATCTATAGCCTaaggaacaaggacatgaaaggGGCTCTAAGGAAGCTCCTCTGTCAGAGACAAATTttctcttcctaaatataatgaGAGTAATGTTTAATGAAGGGACATGTCTATGTTAAGCAAGTTTCTTTTAATTTGGTGTTGTGTACATACTTGCCACCAGATTGATTTCTAATTACTTAACCTCACTAGACTTTAGCCTTCCCTAATATAAAGTAAAGATTATAGAAAATAAGTTATTtacttttttgcttatttatttattctcttctcCATTCTGTCTTCTTATTTGACATagtgcttttttgagacagggtttttcagtgtagCCTTTCCTGTACTGGAAcccactcagtagaccaggctggccataaactcacagagattctgcctctgcctcctgagtgctgggatttaaggtgtgtgccaccaccacctggctaagatAGAGCAGTGATGTACAACTCAGACTAACTTTACATTCACTCTGTTGCCTGAATTGGCCTTTAGCTCACAATTTCCCTGTCTCAATCTCCTGTGCTAAGTTTGTAGTCATGAATATCAACACCCAGTTCAGTAGTTTCTATTTAATAAGATGAGTTGGACAATTGAGTAATATAAGCAAGGAAGTGCATCTGATGCAACAGCAAATGTGGCAGACACCAACAACTGAGAGCTATTGGCACTATGAATGTCATTCTTCGTATGTACTGCCATCCAGAAGTAAAATCTATTTTCTGAGATCCATTTGCTCAACAAGTAGAATATTTTTTCTATGCCTAAAGCTAAGTAAAAGTTAATACACTAAGATTTCACTCTAAATTATTAGCTTATCAATTGTTGCATTTGTCCTGTTCATAGAAATATGtagaatttaagagaaaataaaggatAGTTGCTTCATTCCAGGAAATCCAGAATAGATAAAGAATTTCCCATCACTATGAGCTCAGTATTTAGATTTCTCTGCTGGCTAAATGTCGTTCTACAGCTTGGAAAGATTTTTCCAGGAATGTTGTTACACTGTGTTACAATGCTTCTGCTATTGCTGTTCAGAAATGTTTATttcagaggctgaagagatggtttgaTGGAGGACAGTCATTGgctgataaagaaactgccttggcccatttgataggctagcctttaggtgggtggagtaaacagaacagaatgctgtgaggaagaggaagtgagctaagatgccatagctctgctctctgaggcagacgcgatgaagctccgacttaggatggacataggctagaatcttcctggtaagtgcacctcgtggtgctacacacattaatagaaatgggtaatcaagatgtaagaattagccagtaagaagctagagctaatgggccaggcagtgtttaaatgaatacaatttgtgtgttgttattttggggcataagctagccaggcggccgggagccgggctgtgggaagaggcccacagctccttcaacagaatggcacccaacgtggcTAACTGAATCCACcgaaagcctaagaaagcttgggaaagaatagagtaaagcatgttttcttggtagcagcaatttctcgggtctgctctgcttgctagaagcaagcaagtgctttcatctaagagaggcttcctaactcagctttagctgcaaaaccctgcagctcttacacgcctttaatcccaatgcctgggaggcagagacaggtggatctctgagagttcaaggacagcctggtctacagagttattccaggacaaagatatacagaaaacctgtctcaaaaagtaaaaataagcaaaatagagttaaaataaagccacacaaagatggaaaataaaaagagaatcttgatattgtatgctattatgttgtctttgaattgtttgaatgctgaggaaagagcaacagctgctaaaagatatttgtttataaatgatgctgaactaatccaagatagatattttgaagataccttgactttaaaatttggatctaatgacatgatgctttggaaaggagtttcttcttttgttttcacagaggatgagatcctgtggattgcttctatcccaatatggtatgataaaccacgccctccagaaaggttgctgtgaacaccttcagaaaattacttcattcaacagccaactgagatgaacctagctgataggttataccatgaaagacctgattaattgtgcccccattcagcaggaagcagtttggagagaaaaaactgtgcccatattcccaaatattgttcataaatgttcttttacatttaaagggggatatgatagaaaTATGactaatttgcattggtatgaatttgactttattgatataaatttaaggtcaattttgttatatgtatatgtatttctgatcttgattaaggtattgtgattgtgtagttcatgtaaaaatgtaatgtatataggttgttaatggataatcattaataatagtcaagtttgtggtcatgttagttagattttctagatatatgtatatatattttagttgaataggcattcttcacatctttcaaagactatgacattaaatgttttaataacttaggacttttcatgacaatgagacactctgctcctggcagcaccaatctacttcaagaaaaagatgggcatcgaaggggacccttatggagtttgatagccatttgggcaagaaaactgcccttgcctggactgttgcatgaactggacacaaagaacctgcagaaagaggactgctgaacttgcctaaaggtgagatgatctttcggggttcctgattcatgaaagagtctgcaagacattctgcaggacacagcagatagtgactgaattgcctttgaaatttcctgcttcgtgaaaatgtctctggatactatgggcctgtagaccgaagatggatgctccaacggtacagaggaactttgggtgactctccaggcagcaagatgtctctgtcatttctagagtttggaagttgcttatttcttgtttaattaggtaatattatatccttctggagtctttgatggagttaaagaatatatagatagttatagttttccttagttatgataaaagataaagtagatgtaaatattgtaactgtcattcttgctttataactgttttgttatatgtaattttgctatgttaaagtgaaagcctttcctttttgtttaaacagaaaaaggggaaatgatggaggaaggtcattggctaataaagaaactgccttggcccatttgatagaccagcctttaggtgggtggagtaaacagaacagaatgctgggaggaagaggaagtgagctaagatgccatagctctgctctctgaggcagacgcgatgaagctctgactcagggtggacataggctagaatcttcctggtaagtggacctcgtggtgctacacgcattaatagaaatgggtaattaagatgtaagaattaaccagtaagaagctagagctaatgggccaggcagtgtttaaatgaataaaatttgtgtgttgttattttggggcataagctagccaggcggccaggagctgggctgtgggaagaggcccacagctctttCAACAATGGTTCATTAGACagagcacttgttttttttttttttttttttttttttagcaaacccaggttcaatccccagcacttaaGTCAAGCAGCttgcaaccacctgtaattccagttccagtagatccagcaccctcttttggcctccatggaccATATGCATAAACATGTGCATGCTCACTCACAGAcagcacatacatgtaaataaaaattttaaaagattttaaaagaaaaacattcctaaaaacaaaaaaaaatgctcaaaactACCAACCTTCTAAAGACCACTAGATGAGAATATTAAGACCTCTTTTCATATTTGGTTGCAAATTTGTCTTCAGGTATAAACTGGGCATCAGAATCTTAGttttagagagagaaaatgagatatGTAAAGCTTTAGCTTTCTCCCCTTCAAGAATCACAcaagtgctgggcggtggtggcgcacacctttaatccagcactagggaggcagaggcaggtggatttctgggagttcgaggccagaaaccctgtctcgaaaaaaaaaaaaaagaatcacacaaGTGTAAAAATTTTAGTCTAAGTATCATAAAATTGTGATCCTTCTATTTGACGTGACCATTGTCTAATGCCTATGTAAACAACTAAGCCATTAAGGGGAACAGTGTGTGTTCACTTTGGCTTGaccattttctatcatctacCTGAACAACCAAGCCAACTAGGAAAGCAGAGTGTAGGTTCACTTTGGTTTCCCTAATATTACTGCGGCAGCAAGGGTTTAGGTCAACTCAGCATATAAAGGACCACAAAGGAACATGATTGTTTGTTCCTGGTCAACTCTCTACGATCTTAGATTCCACCCAGTCAAGCTAGTTACCATTGTATTAAAAATTCTAAGTGTGTTCTTTCTTGATACATAATCTTTACCCTTGGACACAAAGTTCAAACTTTTACCCCTTTAATGCCACCATCTAATATGTTGTTGGTACTTCAATGACTTATACTGAATTAAGGATTACTGTTAagtctttctgcttcagctgcaATCAGAGGTACGTGATAAGCACATACATGAT
This window harbors:
- the LOC130864493 gene encoding olfactory receptor 1N1-like → MDNQSSISEFYLRGISGFPEQRWLLYGIFLCMYLVTLTGNVLIILAIGSDTHLHTPMYFFLANLSFADMGLISSTVTKMLFNAQTQHHTISYTGCLIQMYFFLMFGDLDSFFLAVMAYDRYVAICRPLHYSTTMDTQFCALMLALCWVLTNVVALTHTLLMARLSFCVVGEIAHFFCDLIPVLKLSCSDTYVNELMISVLGGTVLMVPFLCIVISYVHIVFAILRVRTPGGGTKAFSTCSSHLCVVCFFYGTLFSAYLCPPSIVSVEKDIVAAAMYTVVTPMLNPFIYSLRNKDMKGALRKLLCQRQIFSS